TATATTTAGGAAATAGGAATAATTAAGAACAAAACTATTTAAATCTTACGAATTGTAAGATATAAAGTTTCTGGAAAATTGTTAAGGAATTGTTAAATTGGATATTTAAAGGTTGTTAAAGGTACTCATTGTTCTATCAAGGCCAATGGTAGTAAAGCTCTTGATTAAATCCAAAGCAAATGACATTCGGGTTTCAAGCGTTTTTAATTCCTCCTGGTTCCACTTGCCAAGAACGAAATCAACCTGCCTTCCTTTTGGGAAATCACAACCAACCCCAAATCTTAGTCTTGCAAACTCTGTAGTTCCCGAAACTTCAATAATGCTTTTTAGCCCATTGTGACCACCATCGCTTCCCTTTCCTCTTAACCTTAATTTACCCAAAGGAAGGGAAATATCATCTGTAATTACCAATAAATTCTCAATGCCGATTTTTTCCTTTTGAAGGTAATAATTAACCGCCTTCCCGCTCAAATTCATATAAGTGGTAGGTTTGATAAGTATTAAAGTTCTTCCCTTGCATTTAACCTGGGCAGTAAATGCTAATTTATCCGCCTTGAAAGATACATCAGACGCTTTAACAAAAGCATCTAAAACATCAAACCCTATATTGTGTCGGGTTGAATTGTATTCTTCTCCTATGTTGCCTAAAC
The Bacteroidota bacterium genome window above contains:
- a CDS encoding aminoacyl-tRNA hydrolase, whose product is MKYLIAGLGNIGEEYNSTRHNIGFDVLDAFVKASDVSFKADKLAFTAQVKCKGRTLILIKPTTYMNLSGKAVNYYLQKEKIGIENLLVITDDISLPLGKLRLRGKGSDGGHNGLKSIIEVSGTTEFARLRFGVGCDFPKGRQVDFVLGKWNQEELKTLETRMSFALDLIKSFTTIGLDRTMSTFNNL